AGCAAGGTAGCTCCATATCATTTTCATTTTTGGAATTACCTGCGAAAATTCGAAATCGTAATATTCGCTATCTATAACTGTAAAAATAAGTTTGTATAAACCGAGTGTAGTATAGGCTTGTACCAATATAAGCAGGAACGATACTACCATAGTGCCTGCAAATTCTTCGGGCGATACAATAATGGTAATAATTACACCTAATACAGATAATAAAAAAAACGCAATAGCCGAGTAGACAATGATAGTTACAAAGTTCTTTTTAAAAATATCCCAGGCAGTTTTAATGGTCTCTGCTACAGAAAAGGGGTGGTACATACTAAGTTTTTATGATCTTTTTTAACACTACACGCTTCCAAAAATCCTGCATAAATCCTAACCCGTAGGCCATCAGTTGTGTGAAGGCAGCTATAATGCTCAAAAATGCAATTTTTGCTGATTTGTTTGCTATCCAGGAATGAAAAAATATCAACAAAAAGTAAATAGTTAGCAAAACATTACACAGTAAGGCTATAGGCCATTGAGCAATGTTGGCAACTATGGTAAATAATAAGGACAGTGTAAATACAGCAGGGAAAAAGTGAACTGCTTTTAGCTGATCGGGAAAGAATTTGTAGATGTTTATACGAGCCCGCCCAAAAAAATGGAGTTGCTTATAAAATCTTATAAAATCGGTACGGCGCTTATGGTATACAAGAGCATCGGCTATCAAACCTATTTTAAAACCAAGGCTATGTATGCGTATGCTATATTCAATATCTTCGCCCAGGCGCGTGATAATAAAGCCGCCTGCTCGTTCCCAAACCTGTCTTGATATACCCATGTTAAAACTACGCGGGTGAAACTGCCCTATAGCCTTTTTGCTGCCGCGAATACCGCCGGTTGTAAAAGGCGAGGTCATGGAATAACTGATAGCTTTTTGTATTGGAGTGAATGAAGGATGCGCACCATCGGGGCCACCATAGGCATCCAGCCAGTTGGTTTTTAATGAATTGTTTACTATCTCTAAATAATTATCAGGTATTAAGCAGTCCGAATCAAATACAATAAAATAATCCCCTTTGGCGCGTTCAAAACCAAAGTTTCGGGTAAATCCCTGTCCTTCGTTGGCTTTTT
This portion of the Inquilinus sp. KBS0705 genome encodes:
- a CDS encoding glycosyltransferase, with translation MFFSIIIPLYNRPQEISELLDTLTRQTYKQFEVLVIEDGSVDRAEDIVKSFTEKLDITYYEKANEGQGFTRNFGFERAKGDYFIVFDSDCLIPDNYLEIVNNSLKTNWLDAYGGPDGAHPSFTPIQKAISYSMTSPFTTGGIRGSKKAIGQFHPRSFNMGISRQVWERAGGFIITRLGEDIEYSIRIHSLGFKIGLIADALVYHKRRTDFIRFYKQLHFFGRARINIYKFFPDQLKAVHFFPAVFTLSLLFTIVANIAQWPIALLCNVLLTIYFLLIFFHSWIANKSAKIAFLSIIAAFTQLMAYGLGFMQDFWKRVVLKKIIKT